Part of the Rickettsiales bacterium genome, TTTTTCCATTCATAGATGAAGCCGATGGTTAGAACGCTTAAGAAAATCATCATGCTAGTAAAGCCAAAAACGCCTATTTCCTTCAAGGAAATTGCCCAAGGGAAAAGGAATGCAATTTCTAAATCAAAGATAATAAATAATATGGCGACTAAGTAAAACCTAACATCAAAGCGGCCTCTAGCTTCAGAAAAAGCATCAAAACCGCACTCATATTGAGAAACCTTCTCAGCATCAGGGCTTTTTAATGAGGTTATATAAGATGCACTAACAATCACAATCGCAAGCAAAGTTGCAACAATTAGAAATATTAATATTGGTAAATACTCAGAAAGTTCAAATTCCATATTCAAAAAAGGTTTTTTGTTATTTACTATATGTTTAGTTTATCAATATCTTTAGCTTATAAACCAAGTCAAGATTATTTGCAATTATGAACCCTTACGGCGTTATGAATTTATTCAAGAATGTAAAAAATGTTAAAAGCAATGGCGGTGGTGAAAAAATGGCTGAGCTTCTGCTGACTCGCTTTACGCATGATATTGCAGGGCCAATTGGTGCGGTGGTAAATGGCTTAGATTTTGTAATGCATGACGCAAGAGATACTGAAGACCCGGGTGGAATTGAAATCAAAAACCAAGCGATAGATATAATCGATGAAAGCTCCAAGCAGTCTCTTGCTCGCCTGCAAGCCTATAGAATGGCCTATGGCGTAGTTTATAATGAAAATGCGAAAGTTGCCACTCGTGAGATTAAAGACATTATGGGTAGGTATTTCTCTAAATCACATATTGATTTAATATGGAATCCTTCAGTGCCGGAAGGCTTCCCAGTTAATAGAAGAAGAATTTGCGTTGGAATGATTTTAACACTCGCTAGAGTTTTCATTTATGGCGGTAAAATAAGCGTTAGTTTTTCAGGTGAAAATAAAAATACTATTGAAGTTAGAGGCACTGCACCAAAATATAAAGAGCCTGAAATGATTAGGGATATTTTGCTCAACAAAAAAGAAATTGAGATGGATGTTGATAATGTTCCTTACTTTTTCATTCGTGAAGCTACTGATAGTTTAGGTGGTAAAATCACCTTTGAATACAAGGCCTCAGATGAAGAAAAACAAGTTACCTATATAACAGAATTTCCTAATATTTAATGGACGATTTATTACAAGAATTTCTAGAAGAAACCAATGAAGCTCTTCAAAAGCTGGAGCTTCAATTCATTGAGCTTGAGAAAACCGGCGGTGATGCTGATTCGGTGAATAATATCTTCCGCGTAATGCATACAATTAAGGGAACTTCAGGGTTTCTAGCCTTTAAGAAATTGGAAAAAGTTGCACATAGTGCAGAAAATATTATGGATAAAGTGCGTTCTAACAAGCTATCGGTTAATCAAACGCTTATATCTCTAGTTTTAGAAGCTGGTGATGCAGTCAAATCTATCGTTGAAAACCTTGGTAATGACGGCACTGAAGGTGATGTGGATTATTCTGATCTTATAATAAGGCTTGATGAATGTGCTTCTGGCAAGGTAGCAGTTGCAGAAAAGAAAGAGGAATCTAAAACTCCAGACCTAGATGAAGAAATTGATTTCACTCCTATTATGGCTGAATATGCTGATACCGAAAAATCGGCTGAAAATAAAACACCAGATTTAGATGAGCCAATAGATTTCACGCCCATTATGGCTGATTACGCTAGCAATTCCCCTACCCCAAAAACGCCCAATAAAACTGAAGAAATAAAGCAGGTAATAAATAAACCAGCACCTCAAAAGCAAGAAAAGAAAGAAGAACCTAAAAATAACGATAATAAAAAGGCAGCTCAACAAAGCATCAGGGTTAATATAGATATTCTAGAAAATATGATGCAATTAGTTGGGGAGCTTGTTCTTACCAGAAACCAAATTCAACAGCTTAGAAGGTCATCATCAGTTAAGTTAGACCCTTCTTTTGTCGGTAGCTTCCAGAGGTTAAATATAATCACCAGTGAATTACAAGAAGGTGTGATGAAAACTAGAATGCAGGCAGTTAGCTCTGTGTGGCAGTTATTCCCTAGAATTATTCGTGATCTTGCTAATGATTTAGGCAAGAAAATTGAACTTAAAATGATTGGTGAAGAAACCGAGCTTGATAGGCAAATGCTTGAAACGATAAAAGATCCGCTAACGCATATGATTAGAAATTCTGCGGATCACGGCATTGAAAAACCAGCAGAAAGGCTTGCCAATGGCAAGTCAGAAACCGGAACAATCACGCTTAGTGCATACCACGAAGGTGGGCAGATTATCATAAAAATTTCAGATGACGGCAAGGGCGTAAATATCAACGCAGTTAAGAAAAGAGCTATTGAAAAAGGGCTTGCAACCGAAGATGAGATTGCAAGAATGTCTGATAATCAAATTTGCCATTTTATATTCAAGCCCGGTTTTTCAACCGCAGAGCAAGTAACGGCAGTTTCAGGCAGGGGCGTTGGTATGGATGTTGTGATAAGCAACATCAATAAAATTGGTGGTAGCTTAGAGATTGAAAACTTCCCTGGTAAAGGTGCGGAATTCCTAATAAAGCTGCCACTTACACTTGCTATAATGCCAGTGCTTTTAGTGCAAGCTAAAACTGAAACTTTCGCAATTCCACAAATTTTAGTTTCAGAAATTGTTAGGGTTGGTAAAACTAAAAGAAGTGAATTTTTAGGTGATGCTAAATATGGTGAAATAAAAATTCATAGTGCGGAGGTTATAAACGGCAAGCCAGTTTTAAGGCTTAGAGGCAGGATTATTCCGATTATCTCACTACCAAAAGAACTTGGTTTGTGCGACGAAAAATATGCAAATGATAATGAAATTGAAAGATTTGTTGTAATTTGCGAAGTAGGCTCAAATATTTTTGGTATATCAGTTGATAAAGTTTTCCACACTGAGGAAATTGTTGTGAAGCCAAAATCTCCGCTCATAAAAGATTTAGAATATTATTCTGGTAGCACAATTCTTGGAGATGGCAGTGTAATTTTAATAGTTGATTTAATTGGCTTGCTTAGAAACTCAGGTGTTGAGGCAACTTCAGGGCAGAATAAGCAAAAGCAAGTTAAGAAAATTTTTGACGAGGAAGAGATAAACTTCTTGCTCTTTATGGCTGGTGATGGTGCACCAAAAGCAATTCCGCTAGAGTTAGTTTCTAGATTAGAAGAGCTAGATTACAGCAAAATTGAAGAATCCGCAGGTAATAAAGTTATTCAATATAGAGACTCACTAATGAGGTTAGTTTCTATAGATGATAAAGTTCCAGTGCCTGAAGATGGCGTTAGAGAAACCATTGTATTCAATGATAGAGATAGAACTCTAGGTGTTTATGCTAGTGAAGTTATAGATATTGTAAAACAAAGAATGGCGTTAAAAGCTGGTTCATCTAAACCCGGTATTTTGGGCAGTATGATTATAAATAATAAAGCGACAGAAGTTATTGATATAAGCTATTTCTTTTCTTCCATTTTCACAGATTGGCTTGGCCATAGTGAAGCAAATAAAATTGAGGGTGAATCTGAGGAAGGCAGACGCCATATTTTACTTGTTGATGATAGTGCCTTCTTTAGAAAATTTATGAGGCCACTTATTTTGGCGGCGGGCTATAGGGTTTCAACCTGCTCTGATGGGTTGGAGGGGCTTAATATGCTCAAAAATCACGGGGAGAAATTTGATTTAGTGATTTCTGATATTGATATGCCTGTTATGAATGGCGTTGAATTTTGTAAAGAAGCTAAAAAGATTGATAAATTAGCAAATCTGCCGTTTGTTGCCCTTACTTCTCACAAAGAAGAAGATTTTGAAGAAGATATAAAAATAATAGGTTTTGAAAGGTTAGTTACAAAATCAGATAGAAATAAAGTTATAAATTTAGTTACTGAAATCTTAAAAGAGAAGAAAATAGCCAATGGATAGCAAAAATAAAATGAAAGAAAACGCTCTTCAAGTTGCTATTGAGCAGGAAGAACAATTCTTAACCCTCCGTGTTGCAGGGCAATTATTCGGCATTCCAGTTTTGAAGGTTAGAGATGTTCTAAAACCGCAGAGAGTTACAAAAATCCCTAAAGTTAGAAGCCAGATTCTTGGTCTTATGAATTTAAGGGGCAGAATTGTAACTGTTATTAATATGTCAGAAACCTTAGGCGTTACCTGCACTGCAAGCGATAAAAAAAAGATGTTTGTTGTGGTTGATCACGAAAATGAATATTATTCTTTAAGCGTTGATGAAGTTGGGCAAACAATAACGCTTAAACTATCAGAATTTGAAAAAAACCCTGCAAATCTTACCAAAAATTGGCGTGATTTTTCTAAAGGAGTATTCAAGCTAGAAAAGGAATTAATGCTCGTTCTTGATATCCCTAAAGTAATTACAATATAAAATATGAAAGCCCTAGTTGTTGATGATTCAAAAGTTGTGAGGTCTGTAATTTCTTCTCTGTTAGAGAGTTTTAGTATTGCTTATGAACAAGCTGAAAATGGTTTAATTGCTCTTGAAAAAGTGAGAAAATCAAAATTTGATTTCATTCTGCTTGATTGGAATATGCCAGAGCTTGATGGTATTGGCTTTTTGCAAAAATCTAAAGCAGAAAATCTGATTGCAGATACAAAAATTATCCTCTGCACAACTGAAAATGAATTTGAAAAAATCAGCCTCGCCCTAGAAAGCGGTGCGAGTGAGTATATAATGAAGCCTTTTAATAAAGATATACTTGAAGATAAATTAAAAATTCTTGGAATAATTGGGTAGATTAAAAGTAAATTCCTATCTTTTCATAACTAGAATTTTCTTGAGCGTTCGAGCGTCTGCTTCAAGAACTTCAACCTCAATTTCCTCATTAATTCTAATAATTTCACCTTTAACAGGTATTCTGCCAGAAATTAAATAAACCAACCCTCCGATTGTATCATATTGTTCTTCATCATATTGATTTGCAAGGTTTATTGCTGTGTGGGAATAAAAATCTTCAATAGAAATTCTTGCATTCACTTCATAAACTTTATCATTAATTTTTTTCACTGAGCTATCTTCTTCCTTATCGTGTTCATCATCTATTTTGCCAACGATTTCCTCAATAATATCTTCCATTGTTATTAAACCTTCTGTGCCACCATATTCATCAACTACTATCGCAATATGCACCATACTTTTTTGCATTCTCATTAGCAGATTGCTAATTTTCATAGGCCCTGGCACAAACAAGCATTTTCTAGTGATTGCTTTAATATCAATTGCTTCATTATTAAGCAGATATTTAACGGCATCTTTAATATGGATAAACCCAGTTATTTCATCAAGATCACTCTTATAAACGGGTATCCTTGTATAGGCTTTATCAATTAGTTTATCTTTTAGTTCTTGCAAATTTGCTGTTTCTGGAATTGCAAAAATATCAGGGCGAGGAATCATTATATCCTCAACATAAATCTCTTTGAATTCAAGAACATTCCTTATTATTTCCTTCTCGCCAGCCTCTAATTTATCGGCAGAATTCTCTTTATTATCAAGGATTTCTTCAATTGTTTCTCTAAGCCCACGAGATTTAGGCGAGATAAATTTTACAATTTTATTTTTAATCTGAGAAATTTTTTGACTTAAATCAGGCTCAGTAGTTTCTTGAGCGTTACTTGTGTTCATTTTTCAATAAAAATAGATTTCCTATTCAACTATTATATTGATGTATTTAGTAAAATCTATATTAAATAACATAATTTCAATTATTTTGATAAAAATGGCGAATTTAGGCACTAGAATTTTTACCCTTTTATTTGGTAAAAAAGTTGGCGAAGATGGGTTTGGTAATAAATATTATCAATCGTCAATTGCTCGTGGTAAAAATGTAGGAAGATACGGCAAGGAAAGGCGTTGGGTGATATATAAAGGCAAAGCAGAGCCTACAAAAATTCCGCCTGAATGGCATGGCTGGATTCATTATTCCTTTGATGAGCCACCCCAAGTGGTTGCTAAATTCAAATGGCAGAAGGATCATCTGCCAAATCTGACCGGCACTGATTATGCTTACTTACCCTCAGGTCATAAAGAAAGCAAAGGGCATAGAGATAAAGCAACAGGCGACTATGAGGCTTGGAAACCTAATTAAAATCAATGTGTAATTTATGAATAAAAATATTGTTGAAACTTTAATCGGATTTGCAGTGATTGCAGTGGCTGTTTTCTTTGTGTTTTTTAGTTATTTTAAGTCTGATAGCTCAGCGAGCTATTCAGGCTACAAACTTAGCGTAAACTTTGATAGGGTTGATGGCCTGAATATTGGTAGCGATGTCCGAGTTAGTGGCCTTAAAATTGGTAAAGTGATTGATGCAAAAATTGATAGCAAAACCTACCAAGCTAAAGTTGAAATTGATGTTGATTCTGAGGTTAAAATTCCAGCTGATTCATCAGCGGAAATTATTAGTGCAGGATTGCTTGGTGATAAATATATTGCACTTGTTCCGGGTGGCTCTGAAAATAATCTAAAAGATGGTGATACTATCAGATATTCTCAATCTTCCATAAGCATTGAATCACTAATTGGTAAATTTATGTTTGGTGATGATGAGAAAAAAGACAATAAAAAATCCAAAAAGTCTGAAGAGTTTTTTTAGTGCTTATACCCTCCCTTGTTTACGGGGGAGGGTTAGGGTGGGGGCAAATTTTACTAGAGAGAAATAATATAATAAAGCCCCCCTCTTAATCTCCCCCCGCAAGCAGGAGGAGAAACTCATAGATACTGCTCAATCACTAACACCAACAGAATGGAAAGAGAAATAATTTTAGATACAGAAACAACAGGATTAGACCCAAAAGATGGGCATAGAATTGTTGAAATTGGGTGTATTGAGCTTATAAATCGCCTGCCAACAGGTAAATTCTTTCACCATTACATAAACCCACAAAGGGAGATTGGTTTTGATGCAACCAGAATTCACGGCATCACTAATGAAATGGTTAAAAATTCGCCGAAATTTGAGGAAATTGTTGATGATTTTCTTAATTTTGTCGGTGATTCAAAATTAGTTATTCACAATGCTGATTTTGATATGAAATTTATTAATGCGGAACTCTTTTACGCTAAAAAATCCGATATTAAACCTGATAAAGTTTTCTGCACATTAAAATATGCTCGTAAAAAATTCTCTGGTGCGCAAAATAGCTTAGATGCACTTTGCAAAAGATTTGGCATAGATAATTCGCATCGTGAAAAACATGGTGCTTTGCTGGATTCTGAATTACTTGCAGAGGTTTATCTTGAGTTAATGGGCGGCAGACAAAATGTAATAAGCCTTCAAGTTGAAAATAATCTTAAGGAAGAAGCAACCCAAAATAGCCAAGAAAAATCAGTTAAAAGTTCAAAAATTGCTAATTTCCCATACAGAAAATTTGAAGTTTCTGAGGAAGAAAAACAGCTACACAAAAATTATACTGCAAAAATAAAAGATAGCATCTGGGCTAAAATTGAAGGTTAAATAGATTTAGAGGATAGTTCTTTTTTATTTAGTGTCACCCCGTGCTTGTCACGGGGTTACCATAAGGTAAGCTCAGAACTTAGGTATGGAAATACTTTCAGACATTAACCCCGCAATAAATGCGGGGTGACAATTAGTGGTTAAGCGGAAAAGCTACAATTGTTTAACTGCTCATTATATTATTCTATTATACCATTGGCAAAGGCTTAAACAACGTCCCCCCTGCCCTACTCTTTTTGAATGATTTCGTGACCAAGTGATTTTTCAAAGAAATAATTAAACTCAGCTCCAAAAATGTAAATCACTGAAAGAACATAAAAGAAAATTAGGGTAATTATAAAATTCGCTAAACTTCCATAAACTATATTTAACTGCCTATATTGTTCAATATAACCTGAAAAAATATGAGCAGAAATTAACCATAAAATTAGCACCACAAACGCGCCCGGTAAAACTGCAATTAAGCTCTGTTTGATATTTGGCAGAACATAATAGCTTATTGCAAGCGAGAAGAAAATTACATAAGCCGAAATATAATATCTAAGCCGAAGTAAATGCGGATCAATTTCAAATGTTAAATTAAAATAATCTTTGATGAAATCCCATAAATTAGGTGCGATTGTAATAAAAAACATCGCAATAATTACCAAGAAAGTAAGAATGATAATTTGCAACATACTCATCAATCTTCTGAAAATATATCTTGGTGGGTTATTAACCCTGTAAGCCCTATTTAGAATAGTTCTTAGGCCTTCAACTATTGAAGATGAAGTCCAAATTATTCCAATAATTGCAAGGGTTAGCAGGCCCTGTGGCGGGCCAGAAAGAATCTCATTTATTCTAGGCTCAAGTGAAGCTATCGCATCATGAGGCAGAAAATGGCGAATTTCAGCAATGAATCTAATGCCAATTTCTTCTTTGCCTAAATTTCCAGCGATTGAAAAAACAAATACTATAAACGGAAAAAGCGATAGTAACGCCAAAA contains:
- the ndhC gene encoding NADH-quinone oxidoreductase subunit A; the protein is MEFELSEYLPILIFLIVATLLAIVIVSASYITSLKSPDAEKVSQYECGFDAFSEARGRFDVRFYLVAILFIIFDLEIAFLFPWAISLKEIGVFGFTSMMIFLSVLTIGFIYEWK
- a CDS encoding chemotaxis protein CheW encodes the protein MKENALQVAIEQEEQFLTLRVAGQLFGIPVLKVRDVLKPQRVTKIPKVRSQILGLMNLRGRIVTVINMSETLGVTCTASDKKKMFVVVDHENEYYSLSVDEVGQTITLKLSEFEKNPANLTKNWRDFSKGVFKLEKELMLVLDIPKVITI
- a CDS encoding response regulator is translated as MKALVVDDSKVVRSVISSLLESFSIAYEQAENGLIALEKVRKSKFDFILLDWNMPELDGIGFLQKSKAENLIADTKIILCTTENEFEKISLALESGASEYIMKPFNKDILEDKLKILGIIG
- a CDS encoding hybrid sensor histidine kinase/response regulator, producing MDDLLQEFLEETNEALQKLELQFIELEKTGGDADSVNNIFRVMHTIKGTSGFLAFKKLEKVAHSAENIMDKVRSNKLSVNQTLISLVLEAGDAVKSIVENLGNDGTEGDVDYSDLIIRLDECASGKVAVAEKKEESKTPDLDEEIDFTPIMAEYADTEKSAENKTPDLDEPIDFTPIMADYASNSPTPKTPNKTEEIKQVINKPAPQKQEKKEEPKNNDNKKAAQQSIRVNIDILENMMQLVGELVLTRNQIQQLRRSSSVKLDPSFVGSFQRLNIITSELQEGVMKTRMQAVSSVWQLFPRIIRDLANDLGKKIELKMIGEETELDRQMLETIKDPLTHMIRNSADHGIEKPAERLANGKSETGTITLSAYHEGGQIIIKISDDGKGVNINAVKKRAIEKGLATEDEIARMSDNQICHFIFKPGFSTAEQVTAVSGRGVGMDVVISNINKIGGSLEIENFPGKGAEFLIKLPLTLAIMPVLLVQAKTETFAIPQILVSEIVRVGKTKRSEFLGDAKYGEIKIHSAEVINGKPVLRLRGRIIPIISLPKELGLCDEKYANDNEIERFVVICEVGSNIFGISVDKVFHTEEIVVKPKSPLIKDLEYYSGSTILGDGSVILIVDLIGLLRNSGVEATSGQNKQKQVKKIFDEEEINFLLFMAGDGAPKAIPLELVSRLEELDYSKIEESAGNKVIQYRDSLMRLVSIDDKVPVPEDGVRETIVFNDRDRTLGVYASEVIDIVKQRMALKAGSSKPGILGSMIINNKATEVIDISYFFSSIFTDWLGHSEANKIEGESEEGRRHILLVDDSAFFRKFMRPLILAAGYRVSTCSDGLEGLNMLKNHGEKFDLVISDIDMPVMNGVEFCKEAKKIDKLANLPFVALTSHKEEDFEEDIKIIGFERLVTKSDRNKVINLVTEILKEKKIANG
- a CDS encoding YihY/virulence factor BrkB family protein; the protein is MKERAKKILKSFYDAGYYTIHHDGIEHAGYLAFLALLSLFPFIVFVFSIAGNLGKEEIGIRFIAEIRHFLPHDAIASLEPRINEILSGPPQGLLTLAIIGIIWTSSSIVEGLRTILNRAYRVNNPPRYIFRRLMSMLQIIILTFLVIIAMFFITIAPNLWDFIKDYFNLTFEIDPHLLRLRYYISAYVIFFSLAISYYVLPNIKQSLIAVLPGAFVVLILWLISAHIFSGYIEQYRQLNIVYGSLANFIITLIFFYVLSVIYIFGAEFNYFFEKSLGHEIIQKE
- a CDS encoding histidine phosphotransferase family protein → MNPYGVMNLFKNVKNVKSNGGGEKMAELLLTRFTHDIAGPIGAVVNGLDFVMHDARDTEDPGGIEIKNQAIDIIDESSKQSLARLQAYRMAYGVVYNENAKVATREIKDIMGRYFSKSHIDLIWNPSVPEGFPVNRRRICVGMILTLARVFIYGGKISVSFSGENKNTIEVRGTAPKYKEPEMIRDILLNKKEIEMDVDNVPYFFIREATDSLGGKITFEYKASDEEKQVTYITEFPNI
- a CDS encoding NADH:ubiquinone oxidoreductase subunit NDUFA12, with protein sequence MANLGTRIFTLLFGKKVGEDGFGNKYYQSSIARGKNVGRYGKERRWVIYKGKAEPTKIPPEWHGWIHYSFDEPPQVVAKFKWQKDHLPNLTGTDYAYLPSGHKESKGHRDKATGDYEAWKPN
- the dnaQ gene encoding DNA polymerase III subunit epsilon, whose amino-acid sequence is MEREIILDTETTGLDPKDGHRIVEIGCIELINRLPTGKFFHHYINPQREIGFDATRIHGITNEMVKNSPKFEEIVDDFLNFVGDSKLVIHNADFDMKFINAELFYAKKSDIKPDKVFCTLKYARKKFSGAQNSLDALCKRFGIDNSHREKHGALLDSELLAEVYLELMGGRQNVISLQVENNLKEEATQNSQEKSVKSSKIANFPYRKFEVSEEEKQLHKNYTAKIKDSIWAKIEG
- a CDS encoding hemolysin family protein — protein: MNTSNAQETTEPDLSQKISQIKNKIVKFISPKSRGLRETIEEILDNKENSADKLEAGEKEIIRNVLEFKEIYVEDIMIPRPDIFAIPETANLQELKDKLIDKAYTRIPVYKSDLDEITGFIHIKDAVKYLLNNEAIDIKAITRKCLFVPGPMKISNLLMRMQKSMVHIAIVVDEYGGTEGLITMEDIIEEIVGKIDDEHDKEEDSSVKKINDKVYEVNARISIEDFYSHTAINLANQYDEEQYDTIGGLVYLISGRIPVKGEIIRINEEIEVEVLEADARTLKKILVMKR
- the mlaD gene encoding outer membrane lipid asymmetry maintenance protein MlaD, with translation MNKNIVETLIGFAVIAVAVFFVFFSYFKSDSSASYSGYKLSVNFDRVDGLNIGSDVRVSGLKIGKVIDAKIDSKTYQAKVEIDVDSEVKIPADSSAEIISAGLLGDKYIALVPGGSENNLKDGDTIRYSQSSISIESLIGKFMFGDDEKKDNKKSKKSEEFF